The proteins below come from a single Alnus glutinosa chromosome 9, dhAlnGlut1.1, whole genome shotgun sequence genomic window:
- the LOC133877150 gene encoding E3 ubiquitin-protein ligase SDIR1-like isoform X2, with protein sequence MSFVFRGSRADLESGFPGFIPEPPAVRIHTARPVNTNSLAFLVTVILLFMILNSHQMSPNFLLWVVVGVFLMATSLRMYATCQQLQAQARAHAAAASGLLAHTELRLHMPPSIALATRGRLQGLRLQLALLDREFDDLDYDTLRALDSDNTSTTPSMSEEQINALPVHKYRVAGSENGSSSPQQGSSSSGPAETKQDSRKADGSIKGPEDELTCSVCLEQVNRGELVRSLPCLHQFHANCIDPWLRQQGTCPVCKFRAGSGWQDSRESVSDGSDIV encoded by the exons ATGAGTTTTGTTTTCCGAGGGAGTAGAGCAGATCTTGAAAGCGGATTTCCAGGATTTATTCCCGAACCACCTGCAGTG CGTATTCATACAGCTCGGCCAGTTAATACTAATTCACTTGCTTTTCTTGTCACAG TTATTTTGCTTTTCATGATTTTGAACTCTCATCAGATGTCACCAAACTTTTTG CTCTGGGTAGTTGTGGGTGTCTTTTTGATGGCCACAAGCCTTAGGATGTATGCAACTTGTCAACAACTTCAAGCTCAGGCGCGGGCTCATGCTGCAGCAGCAAGTGGCTTGCTTGCTCATACTGAACTGCGACTGCACATGCCACCATCAATAGCTTTGgcaacaagaggacgattacaAGGACTGAGACTCCAGCTTGCACTTCTTGACCGCGAGTTTGATGACTTAG ATTATGATACTCTCAGGGCATTGGACTCTGATAATACTTCCACAACTCCTTCAATGAGCGAGGAACAGATAAACGCTTTACCTGTTCACAAGTATAGGGTTGCTGGCTCAGAGAA tggCAGCTCATCACCGCAACAGGGGTCATCTTCTTCAGGCCCAGCtgag ACCAAGCAAGACTCTAGAAAGGCAGATGGGAGCATAAAGGGCCCAGAAGATGAACTGACATGCAGCGTTTGCTTGGAGCAAGTTAATAGGGGGGAGCTTGTTCGTAGCTTGCCATGTTTGCATCAG TTTCATGCTAATTGCATCGATCCATGGCTGCGGCAACAAGGCACATGCCCTGTTTGTAAATTCAGGGCGGGATCCGGATGGCAGGATAgcagggagagtgtatcagatggtTCAGACATCGTTTAA
- the LOC133877150 gene encoding E3 ubiquitin-protein ligase SDIR1-like isoform X1 codes for MSFVFRGSRADLESGFPGFIPEPPAVRIHTARPVNTNSLAFLVTVILLFMILNSHQMSPNFLLWVVVGVFLMATSLRMYATCQQLQAQARAHAAAASGLLAHTELRLHMPPSIALATRGRLQGLRLQLALLDREFDDLDYDTLRALDSDNTSTTPSMSEEQINALPVHKYRVAGSENSSPQQGSSSSGPAETKQDSRKADGSIKGPEDELTCSVCLEQVNRGELVRSLPCLHQFHANCIDPWLRQQGTCPVCKFRAGSGWQDSRESVSDGSDIV; via the exons ATGAGTTTTGTTTTCCGAGGGAGTAGAGCAGATCTTGAAAGCGGATTTCCAGGATTTATTCCCGAACCACCTGCAGTG CGTATTCATACAGCTCGGCCAGTTAATACTAATTCACTTGCTTTTCTTGTCACAG TTATTTTGCTTTTCATGATTTTGAACTCTCATCAGATGTCACCAAACTTTTTG CTCTGGGTAGTTGTGGGTGTCTTTTTGATGGCCACAAGCCTTAGGATGTATGCAACTTGTCAACAACTTCAAGCTCAGGCGCGGGCTCATGCTGCAGCAGCAAGTGGCTTGCTTGCTCATACTGAACTGCGACTGCACATGCCACCATCAATAGCTTTGgcaacaagaggacgattacaAGGACTGAGACTCCAGCTTGCACTTCTTGACCGCGAGTTTGATGACTTAG ATTATGATACTCTCAGGGCATTGGACTCTGATAATACTTCCACAACTCCTTCAATGAGCGAGGAACAGATAAACGCTTTACCTGTTCACAAGTATAGGGTTGCTGGCTCAGAGAA CTCATCACCGCAACAGGGGTCATCTTCTTCAGGCCCAGCtgag ACCAAGCAAGACTCTAGAAAGGCAGATGGGAGCATAAAGGGCCCAGAAGATGAACTGACATGCAGCGTTTGCTTGGAGCAAGTTAATAGGGGGGAGCTTGTTCGTAGCTTGCCATGTTTGCATCAG TTTCATGCTAATTGCATCGATCCATGGCTGCGGCAACAAGGCACATGCCCTGTTTGTAAATTCAGGGCGGGATCCGGATGGCAGGATAgcagggagagtgtatcagatggtTCAGACATCGTTTAA
- the LOC133877022 gene encoding zinc transporter 2, which produces MASISSIKTLKSTSLLLSLLLLQLSLIKGHGDSSGTDNVDLHSKHLILVKVWCLIILLVSTFSAGVSPYFCRWNESFLLLGTQFAGGVFLGTSLMHFLSDSAGKFADLTTKTYPFAFMLASSGYLLTMLGDCVVAFVINRGRGEARVLVVEEGRTPEEQPKEVHMDLSSSFMRTTNFGDTMLLILALCFHSIFEGIAVGVAATEGDAWKNLWTISLHKLFAAIAMGIALLKMLPKRPFLITAAYSFAFAISSPIGVGIGIAIDATTQGAAADWLFAISMGIACGVFVYVAINHLIAKGFKPQSECYFDGPFFKFLAVLLGVGVIAVVMIWDT; this is translated from the exons ATGGCTTCCATCTCCTCCATCAAAACCCTAAAGTCAACCTCTTTACTTCTCTCTCTCCTACTCCTCCAGCTGTCCCTGATCAAAGGGCATGGTGATAGCAGCGGTACAGACAACGTAGATTTGCACTCGAAGCACTTGATTCTGGTGAAAGTATGGTGTTTGATAATTCTCCTAGTGAGCACTTTTTCAGCCGGCGTCTCCCCTTACTTCTGCCGGTGGAACGAGAGCTTTCTTCTTCTGGGTACGCAGTTTGCCGGCGGGGTTTTCTTGGGGACCTCTCTGATGCATTTCTTGAGCGATTCTGCGGGCAAGTTTGCCGACCTGACGACTAAAACATACCCTTTTGCATTCATGCTTGCGTCGTCGGGTTATCTTCTGACAATGCTTGGGGATTGCGTAGTGGCTTTTGTTATAAATCGTGGCAGAGGAGAAGCTAGAGTTCTCGTTGTGGAGGAAGGAAGAACACCCGAAGAGCAACCTAAAGAGGTGCATATGGATCTCAGCTCATCCTTCATGAGGACAACGAATTTTGGAGACACCATGCTACTCATCCTCGCCCTTTGTTTTCATTCCATATTCGAGGGTATTGCCGTGGGAGTTGCAG CTACTGAAGGTGATGCATGGAAGAACCTGTGGACAATATCGTTGCACAAACTCTTCGCAGCCATTGCAATGGGAATAGCACTGCTCAAGATGCTGCCAAAGAGGCCATTTCTGATAACAGCAGCTTATTCTTTTGCGTTTGCTATATCTAGCCCCATTGGAGTAGGAATAGGCATTGCTATTGATGCCACGACTCAAGGAGCAGCAGCTGATTGGCTCTTTGCTATCTCAATGGGCATTGCTTGCGGGGTTTTCGTCTATGTTGCCATCAACCATCTCATCGCTAAAGGCTTCAAACCGCAGTCTGAATGTTATTTTGACGGTCCCTTCTTCAAATTTCTTGCTGTGCTTCTTGGAGTGGGTGTTATAGCGGTTGTTATGATCTGGGACACGTAA
- the LOC133876866 gene encoding uncharacterized protein LOC133876866, whose translation MNFESLAKKFASQFMAGIVRKKPAQQLMTIRQGPQESLRSYLLRFNQKRLAAENQSEQFIHCAIYQGIRKDGALMADLARRPVEGLQEFLDQAEEFVNQEETLRAFWGAEEVARENLVTEKKLKQRMTSAGKEVIERRPVKRVEDYNWTPINASSKEVLMEIKKEPDYKNTPPIKGTPHPHNLHKYCHYHDSYGHLTNSCVALREMIERYIADGKLTRFLAKQENQAGAPPVRRVPGNRNSSRREACSGAQLYGRERKSAQLPRIDMHAKKAVQSERNRSWGHPDNAVDFPEIQTIARGFGGGGETCTARRSYAKEMRGESIYAVRRPLKMVKREKLTIGFSDEDYEGIYLPHVDALVVAMVIANREQVMPLGSIELQVTVGTSPTQKTIPVKFLIVDRPSAYNAIFRRTAQVELKAVTSIPHLSMKFPTEDGVEVVRGEKRAARECYNASLKNTSESELPDKGATLTEK comes from the exons ATGAACTTTGAGAGCTTAGCTAAGAAGTTCGCATCCCAATTCATGGCTGGTATTGTTCGGAAGAAGCCCGCGCAGCAGTTGATGACCATTAGACAGGGTCCACAGGAGTCGTTGAGGAGTTACTTACTCCGTTTCAATCAAAAGAGGTTAGCTGCAGAAAACCAAAGTGAGCAATTTATCCATTGTGCTATATATCAAGGCATTAGAAAAGATGGCGCCCTCATGGCGGATCTGGCAAGGAGGCCGGTGGAGGGACTGCAGGAGTTCTTGGATCAAGCAGAAGAATTCGTGAATCAAGAGGAAACTCTCCGTGCTTTTTGGGGAGCAGAAGAAGTCGCTAGGGAGAATCTGGTGACAGAGAAGAAGTTAAAACAAAGAATGACCTCAGCTGGGAAGGAGGTCATAGAGCGCCGACCCGTTAAAAGAGTGGAGGATTACAACTGGACACCTATTAATGCCTCGTCAAAAGAAGTTCTCATGGAGATTAAGAAAGAACCCGATTATAAAAATACACCTCCGATAAAGGGAACGCCACACCCTCACAACCTTCATAAATATTGCCATTATCACGACTCTTATGGTCACTTGACGAATTCCTGTGTAGCTCTAAGGGAAATGATTGAGAGGTATATTGCTGACGGCAAGTTAACTCGCTTTCTTGCAAAACAGGAAAATCAGGCAGGTGCGCCACCTGTGCGGCGAGTACCTGGGAATCGGAATTCATCCAGACGTGAAGCATGTTCGGGAGCGCAATTGTATGGTCGAGAGAGGAAATCGGCCCAGCTGCCGAGAATTGATATGCACGCTAAGAAAGCAGTTCAAAGTGAGCGGAACAGAAGTTGGGGGCACCCAGACAACGCGGTGGATTTCCCTGAAATCCAGACTATTGCAAGGGGCTTTGGCGGGGGAGGTGAGACTTGTACAGCCCGCAGGTCTTATGCCAAAGAGATGAGAGGAGAATCCATTTACGCTGTCAGGAGGCCGTTGAAAATGGTGAAGCGAGAGAAGCTAACTATCGGATTCTCGGATGAAGATTACGAAGGGATTTATCTACCTCATGTAGATGCCCTTGTGGTTGCAATGGTGATAGCGAATC GAGAGCAGGTGATGCCTCTAGGGTCGATTGAATTGCAGGTCACAGTAGGAACATCTCCTACACAAAAGACGATTCCGGTGAAGTTCCTTATTGTTGATCGACCTTCGGCTTATAATGCCATTTTTCGAAGGACTGCACAAGTGGAATTGAAAGCGGTAACATCTATACCGCACCTTAGCATGAAGTTCCCAACTGAAGACGGTGTAGAAGTGGTTCGAGGAGAGAAAAGAGCAGCTCGAGAATGCTACAATGCTTCTTTAAAAAATACTTCAGAAAGTGAGCTCCCCGACAAAGGGGCGACCCTTACAGAAAAATAG
- the LOC133878548 gene encoding laccase-2-like, whose translation MGASLPSSPAVVLAFLFAISFLCVFPHVAVAKANHAGVTRHYKFDIRLKNVTRLCHTKSMVTVNGKFPGPRIIAREGDRLVVKVVNHVPNNISIHWHGIRQLQSGWYDGPSYITQCPIQTGQSYVYNFTIVGQRGTLFWHAHISWLRATVYGPLIILPKHNASYPFAKPHEEVPIIFGEWWNVNPEAVIRQALQNGAGPNVSDAYTINGLPGPLYNCSKKDTFRLKVKPGKTYLLRLINAALNDELFFSIANHSLTVVEADAIYMKPFTTNVLVITPGQTTNVLLKTKPHDPNATFLMLARPYFTGLGTFDNSTVAGILEYENSTSTSKKHRRFKPALPALNATSFVMNFTRRFRSLGNAKFPVNVPKTVQKRFFFTVGLGSNPCPKNQTCQGPNNSSKFAASMNNVSFVLPTTALLQAHFFGKSNGVYTTDFPSAPLHPFNYTGTPPNNTVVSNGTKAVVLQFNTSVEVVMQDTSILGAESHPLHLHGFNFYVVGQGFGNFDPNKDPANFNVVDPAERNTIGVPSGGWVAIRFLADNPGVWLMHCHFDVHLSWGLRMAWVVQDGKLPNQKLPPPPSDLPKC comes from the exons ATGGGTGCTTCTCTTCCTTCATCACCGGCAGTTGTTCTGGCTTTTCTCTTTGCCATTAGCTTTCTCTGTGTCTTTCCTCATGTTGCTGTTGCTAAAGCAAACCATGCAGGCGTCACAAGGCACTACAAGTTTGAT ATAAGGTTGAAAAATGTCACCCGATTGTGCCACACGAAGAGCATGGTGACAGTCAATGGGAAGTTCCCTGGCCCTCGAATTATTGCTAGAGAAGGAGATAGACTGGTAGTTAAGGTGGTGAATCATGTTCCCAACAACATTAGCATCCATTG GCATGGAATCAGACAACTACAGAGCGGATGGTATGATGGGCCATCATACATAACCCAATGCCCTATTCAAACTGGGCAGAGTTATGTGTACAACTTCACCATTGTTGGCCAAAGAGGAACTCTTTTCTGGCATGCCCACATCTCATGGCTAAGAGCTACTGTCTACGGACCCCTCATCATCCTCCCTAAGCATAATGCATCCTACCCATTTGCCAAACCACACGAGGAAGTCCCCATCATATTCG GAGAGTGGTGGAATGTCAATCCGGAGGCAGTAATTAGGCAGGCTCTTCAGAACGGAGCCGGTCCAAATGTCTCCGATGCCTACACAATCAATGGACTTCCCGGACCATTGTACAATTGTTCTAAAAAAG ATACGTTCAGGCTGAAGGTGAAGCCGGGGAAGACATACCTCCTCCGTTTGATCAATGCTGCACTCAATGACGAGCTCTTTTTCAGCATAGCAAACCACAGCCTAACTGTTGTTGAAGCCGATGCAATTTACATGAAGCCTTTCACGACCAATGTATTGGTCATCACACCGGGACAGACCACCAACGTTCTTCTGAAGACAAAACCCCACGACCCGAATGCAACATTCTTAATGTTAGCTAGACCATATTTCACCGGCTTGGGCACCTTCGACAATTCCACGGTGGCCGGGATTCTTGAGTATGAAAATTCCACGTCCACTTCGAAAAAACATCGACGTTTCAAACCTGCTCTTCCTGCCCTCAATGCCACTTCCTTCGTCATGAATTTTACTAGGAGATTTAGAAGTTTGGGCAATGCTAAATTCCCTGTCAACGTGCCCAAAACAGTCCAAAAGCGGTTTTTCTTCACTGTAGGCCTAGGAAGCAACCCGTGCCCCAAAAACCAAACCTGCCAAGGGCCTAACAATAGCTCAAAATTTGCAGCTTCAATGAACAATGTCTCCTTTGTTCTCCCCACCACAGCACTCCTCCAAGCACATTTCTTTGGGAAATCTAATGGGGTGTACACCACTGATTTTCCAAGCGCTCCTCTCCATCCATTCAACTATACAGGCACCCCACCAAACAATACAGTTGTGAGCAATGGAACCAAAGCGGTGGTGCTACAATTTAATACTAGTGTGGAAGTAGTGATGCAAGACACAAGCATTTTGGGTGCTGAGAGCCATCCGCTCCATCTTCACGGCTTCAACTTTTATGTTGTCGGCCAAGGTTTCGGAAACTTTGACCCCAACAAGGACCCTGCCAACTTTAACGTTGTTGACCCAGCTGAAAGGAATACAATTGGTGTGCCTTCCGGCGGTTGGGTCGCCATTCGGTTCCTTGCAGACAACCCAG GGGTTTGGTTGATGCATTGCCACTTTGATGTCCATCTGAGCTGGGGTTTAAGGATGGCCTGGGTTGTCCAGGATGGGAAGCTCCCCAATCAGAAGCTGCCTCCTCCACCGTCTGATCTTCCAAAGTGTTGA
- the LOC133876867 gene encoding zinc finger BED domain-containing protein RICESLEEPER 2-like, which yields MEAVIPAEVGSPSFSVAHYNPGLNEEGVTLHLDLLQERYNDASIVWTAYQRRVAKYFDKKVRLREFKIGDWVLRKVNLMTREPDNGKLAPKWEGTYRITSTSKNGAYHLVTKEGRPDCKRAELLVSILGLGSTKLDSGSSATTLSMDELIVNVDEGSFDANLNLMNIALDDDDGLVSLESPDGDAVQPVQHIPSGESACAAEEVQEGNDPQKHAYERKPRKKTSPIWKDFKELLQSGVKKAQCIHCKSIIGIPASGATTQFHRHLNSCIPRIAARKKQKVITFDSDCSSVGSGSCFTYDHKKVRELASHMILYHEYPFMVVEHVLFNKFMRANTPYWQKISRTTAKSDCISTYEIEKNKLKNLLRNVNKVNITTDMWTSGQRVSYMVVTCHFVDSWWHLQKRVLNFFNVPPPHSGVIIADALQKSFIEWGIENKVSTITVDNARNNDVAIRILKDDFTLKKTLAVKGQLFHVRCCAHITNLLVQDGISQIGDIVDCVRDGIKYIVASEGRLKQFAEIAKQLQLSYKKLILDVPTRWNSTYMMLSTALEFREVFPRYEDRDQSFRWVPSIDDWVKVENVCHILEVFNEVTKIVSGSNYPTSNLFLPEVWRIRDVLGKKSKDANVYVRTMVEKMYLKFEKYWGECNLLMAVGAVLDPRFKLKLVQFCFPEIYQEPEATRNVEKVYSVLNELYGEYVDAHNLSAAPNRGHQSNSNSASSSSDGSSSGVQRSTKSGMAMFNSFVRSVDTFQPVKSDMEIYLDEDVYICDEGADLKFDALEWWKSNQLKYRILSKMARDILSILITTVSSESTFSAGGRVIDPYRASLSTKTVEILLCGADWVRALHGLSKSSNLDEPSLVEIDLP from the exons ATGGAAGCTGTAATACCTGCAGAAGTGGGATCTCCAAGCTTCAGTGTAGCTCATTATAATCCGGGATTGAACGAGGAAGGGGTAACTTTGCATCTGGATTTATTACAAGAACGGTACAATGATGCTAGCATAGTATGGACTGCTTATCAGCGTCGCGTTGCCAAATATTTTGATAAGAAGGTCAGGCTCAGGGAATTTAAGATTGGTGATTGGGTTTTGAGGAAAGTCAACCTCATGACTCGAGAGCCTGACAATGGTAAGTTAGCTCCGAAATGGGAAGGAACTTACAGAATCACCAGTACCAGCAAGAATGGCGCTTACCACTTGGTCACAAAGGAAGGAAGACCG GACTGTAAGCGAGCAGAGCTACTCGTGAGCATACTCGGACTCGGCTCGACGAAGCTCGACTCGGGATcg TCTGCTACCACTCTGTCCATGGACGAGTTGATAGTTAATGTAGACGAAGGTTCATTTGATGCGAACCTAAATCTGATGAATATTGCAttagatgatgatgatggactTGTAAGTCTTGAATCACCTGATGGAGATGCTGTCCAGCCTGTCCAGCATATCCCCAGTGGGGAAAGTGCTTGTGCGGCTGAGGAGGTTCAGGAGGGTAATGATCCTCAAAAGCATGCTTATGAAAGGAAGCCAAGGAAGAAGACCTCTCCAATTTGGAAGGACTTTAAGGAATTACTACAATCTGGTGTGAAGAAAGCTCAGTGCATTCattgtaaatctatcattggCATTCCTGCTTCGGGTGCCACAACTCAATTTCATAGACACTTGAATAGCTGTATTCCACGCATAGCAGCTAGAAAGAAGCAGAAGGTGATTACATTTGACTCTGATTGTAGCAGTGTGGGTTCCGGATCATGTTTTACTTATGATCATAAGAAGGTACGAGAGCTTGCTTCTCATATGATACTTTACCATGAGTATCCTTTTATGGTAGTGGAACATGTTTTGTTTAACAAGTTTATGAGGGCTAACACTCCTTATTGGCAAAAGATATCTCGTACAACTGCTAAAAGTGATTGTATATCTACTtatgaaatagagaaaaataagcTGAAAAATTTGTTGAGAAATGTTAACAAAGTAAACATAACTACTGATATGTGGACTTCAGGCCAGAGAGTGTCTTATATGGTAGTTACATGTCATTTTGTTGATTCTTGGTGGCATTTACAAAAACgtgttttgaacttttttaatgtcCCACCCCCTCATAGTGGTGTTATAATTGCTGATGCACTTCAAAAGAGTTTCATTGAGTGGGGAATTGAGAATAAAGTATCTACAATAACAGTAGACAATGCAAGAAACAATGATGTGGCCATTCGAATTTTAAAAGATGATTTTACTTTGAAAAAGACATTAGCTGTTAAGGGACAACTCTTTCATGTACGTTGCTGTGCTCATATTACTAATCTGTTGGTGCAAGATGGTATTAGTCAAATTGGAGATATTGTGGATTGTGTTAGGGATGGTATAAAGTATATAGTTGCATCGGAGGGTAGGTTGAAGCAATTTGCTGAAATTGCAAAGCAGTTGCAATTGTCCTATAAGAAATTGATTTTAGATGTTCCTACTAGGTGGAATAGCACTTATATGATGTTGTCTACTGCATTAGAGTTTAGGGAGGTATTCCCAAGGTATGAAGATAGGGATCAAAGCTTTCGTTGGGTGCCAAGTATTGATGATTGGGTTAAAGTTGAGAATGTTTGTCATATTTTAGAGGTTTTTAATGAGGTGACAAAGATAGTATCAGGGAGTAATTATCCAACTTCTAATTTATTTCTTCCTGAGGTTTGGAGAATAAGAGACGTGTTGGGTAAAAAATCTAAGGATGCCAATGTTTATGTAAGAACAATGGTAGAAAAAatgtatttgaaatttgagaaatattggggGGAATGCAATCTGCTCATGGCTGTTGGTGCAGTTTTGGATCCAAGGTTTAAGTTGAAACTTGTACAATTTTGTTTCCCTGAAATTTATCAAGAGCCTGAAGCCACAAGAAATGTTGAAAAGGTATATAGTGTTTTAAATGAGTTGTATGGTGAGTATGTTGATGCCCACAACTTATCTGCTGCCCCAAACCGTGGGCATCAAAGTAATTCTAATTCTGCTTCATCTTCAAGTGATGGTTCATCTAGTGGTGTTCAAAGGAGCACTAAAAGTGGAATGGCTATGTTTAACTCTTTTGTAAGAAGTGTTGATACCTTTCAACCTGTGAAGTCGGATATGGAAATTTATTTGGACGAAGATGTTTATATCTGTGATGAGGGTGCTGATTTGAAGTTTGATGCTTTGGAGTGGTGGAAATCCAATCAACTTAAGTACCGCATTTTATCCAAGATGGCACGGGACATCCTTTCAATTCTTATCACTACAGTGAGTTCAGAATCAACATTTAGTGCTGGTGGAAGGGTCATTGATCCCTATCGTGCATCTTTATCTactaaaactgttgagattctGCTGTGTGGAGCTGATTGGGTTCGAGCACTACATGGACTTAGTAAATCTTCTAAT ttggatGAACCTTCTTTGGTGGAGATTGACTTACCTTAG
- the LOC133878415 gene encoding laccase-2-like, with protein MGASLPSSPAAVVAFLFAISFLCVFPQVAVAKANHAGVTRHYKFDIRLTNVTRLCHTKSIVTVNGKFPGPRITAREGDRLVVNVVNHVPNNISIHWHGIRQLQSGWYDGPSYITQCPIQTGQSYVYNFTIVGQRGTLFWHAHISWLRATVYGPLIILPKHNASYPFAKPHEEVPIIFGEWWNVNPEAVIRQALQTGAGPNVSDAYTINGLPGPLYNCSKKDTFRLKVKPGKTYLLRLINAALNDELFFSIANHSLTVVEADAIYMKPFTTNVLVITPGQTTNVLLKTKPHDPNATFLMLARPYFTGLGTFDNSTVAGILEYENSTSTSKKHRRFKPALPALNATSFVMNFTRRFRSLGNAKFPVNVPKTVQKRFFFTVGLGSNPCPKNQTCQGPNNSSKFAASMNNVSFVLPTTALLQAHFFGKSNGVYTTDFPSAPLHPFNYTGTPPNNTVVSNGTKAVVLQFNTSVEVVMQDTSILGAESHPLHLHGFNFYVVGQGFGNFDPNKDPANFNVVDPAERNTISVPSGGWVAIRFLADNPGAWLMHCHFDVHLSWGLRMAWIVQDGKLPNQKLPPPPSDLPKC; from the exons ATGGGTGCTTCTCTTCCTTCATCACCGGCAGCTGTTGTGGCTTTTCTCTTTGCCATTAGCTTTCTCTGTGTCTTTCCTCAAGTTGCTGTCGCTAAAGCAAACCATGCAGGCGTCACAAGGCACTACAAGTTTGAT ataAGGTTGACAAATGTCACCCGATTGTGCCACACGAAGAGCATTGTGACAGTCAATGGGAAGTTCCCTGGCCCTCGAATTACTGCTAGAGAGGGAGATAGACTGGTAGTTAATGTGGTGAATCATGTTCCAAACAACATCAGCATCCACTG GCATGGAATCAGACAACTACAGAGCGGATGGTATGATGGGCCATCATACATAACCCAATGCCCTATTCAAACTGGGCAGAGTTATGTGTACAACTTCACCATTGTTGGCCAAAGAGGAACTCTTTTCTGGCATGCCCACATCTCATGGCTAAGAGCTACTGTCTACGGACCCCTCATCATCCTCCCTAAGCATAATGCATCCTACCCATTTGCCAAACCACACGAGGAAGTCCCCATCATATTCG GAGAGTGGTGGAATGTCAATCCGGAGGCAGTAATTAGGCAGGCTCTTCAGACCGGAGCCGGTCCAAATGTCTCCGATGCCTACACAATCAATGGACTTCCCGGACCATTGTACAATTGTTCTAAAAAAG ATACGTTCAGGCTGAAGGTGAAGCCGGGGAAGACATACCTCCTCCGTTTGATCAATGCTGCACTCAATGACGAGCTCTTTTTCAGCATAGCAAACCACAGCCTAACTGTTGTTGAAGCCGATGCAATTTACATGAAGCCTTTCACGACCAATGTATTGGTCATCACACCGGGACAGACCACCAACGTTCTTCTGAAGACAAAACCCCACGACCCGAATGCAACATTCTTAATGTTAGCTAGACCATATTTCACCGGCTTGGGCACCTTCGACAATTCCACGGTGGCCGGCATTCTTGAGTATGAAAATTCCACGTCCACTTCGAAAAAACATCGACGTTTCAAACCTGCTCTTCCTGCCCTCAATGCCACTTCCTTCGTCATGAATTTTACTAGGAGATTTAGAAGTTTGGGCAATGCTAAATTCCCTGTCAACGTGCCCAAAACAGTCCAAAAGCGGTTTTTCTTCACTGTAGGCCTAGGAAGCAACCCGTGCCCCAAAAACCAAACCTGCCAAGGGCCTAACAATAGCTCAAAATTTGCAGCTTCAATGAACAATGTCTCCTTTGTTCTCCCCACCACAGCACTCCTCCAAGCACATTTCTTTGGGAAATCTAATGGGGTGTACACCACTGATTTTCCAAGCGCTCCTCTCCATCCATTCAACTATACAGGCACTCCACCAAACAATACAGTTGTGAGCAATGGAACCAAAGCGGTGGTGCTACAATTTAATACTAGTGTGGAAGTAGTGATGCAAGACACAAGCATTTTGGGTGCTGAGAGCCATCCGCTCCATCTTCACGGCTTCAACTTTTATGTTGTCGGCCAAGGTTTCGGAAACTTTGACCCCAACAAGGACCCTGCCAACTTTAACGTTGTTGACCCAGCTGAAAGGAATACAATTAGTGTGCCTTCCGGCGGTTGGGTCGCCATTCGGTTCCTTGCAGACAACCCAG GGGCTTGGTTGATGCATTGCCACTTTGATGTCCATCTGAGCTGGGGTTTAAGGATGGCCTGGATTGTCCAGGATGGGAAGCTCCCCAATCAGAAGCTGCCTCCTCCACCGTCTGATCTTCCAAAGTGTTGA